The Rhodococcus rhodochrous DNA window TCGGACAACGCATCCGACGGACTCAGCCCGATCTGACGGGCGATGTCCTCGGCCCACTCCCGACCGAGCGGGGCGTGCAACCGGGACGGGTCGGTGACCTGCGTCGGCGCCAGATGCTCGTAACCCGGTGCGCCGGAGAACGGGAGCGAGAAGCCGGTGACGTCGTCCGCCGATGCCGCGGGATTGACCCACAGGGCGAGCAACCCCATGAGCGCCACCACCGTGGCGGCTCTCCCTCCGCGTCTGTGCCGTCGGCCGGACTTCCGTGTGCTGCGCATAGGTCGGCCTCCTGGGACACCGTCGCGATGGGGACACACGTGCGTATTTCAGTGAAACGCCGGGGTAAAGAGTGCGTCAATGCCCCCACGGGGTGAATTGGGGGAGAATGTGGACGGTTTTCGCGAGATTCTCGGCAACGACCGCCCCCGACAAAGCAGCGTGGCCGCCACCCGGAAGGGTGACGGCCACGGGGCTGCAGTGACGCCTAGACGGTCGCAGCAACCGCTTCCTCGGCCTGGGCCGGGGCGCTCGTGCGGATGAGGTGGTCGAACGCGCCGAGCGCGGCCGTCGCACCCGCACCTGCGGAGACGATGATCTGCTTGTACGGGACGGTCGTGCAGTCGCCGGCAGCGAACACGCCGGGCACCGAGGTGCGGCCGTGGTCGTCGACGACGATCTCGCCACGCGGGCTGAGTTCGACCGTGCCGGAGAGCCACTCGGTGTTCGGCAGCAGGCCGATCTGGACGAACACGCCGTCCAGCTCGAGGGTGCGCGACTCATCGGTGGTGCGGTCGGTGTAGGTCAGGCCGGTGACCTTCGAACCGTCGCCGAGGACCTCGGTGGTGAGGGCGCTGACGATGATGTCGACGTTGGGCAGGCTGCGGAGCTTGCGCTGCAGCACCTCGTCGGCGCGCAGGACCGAGTCGAACTCGATGAGGGTCACATGGGCGACGACGCCGGCGAGGTCGATCGCGGCCTCGACACCGGAGTTACCGCCACCGATGACCGCGACGCGCTTGCCCTTGAACAGCGGGCCGTCGCAGTGCGGGCAGTAGGTGACGCCCTTGTTGCGGTACTCCTGCTCGCCCGGCACGTTCATCGCGCGCCAGCGGGCACCGGTCGCGAGAACGACGCTGCGCGAAAGCAACCGGGCGCCGCTCTCGAGTTCGACCTCGACGAGACCACCCTCGGTGGGGGCCGGGGTGAGCTTCGAGGCCTTCTGGACGTTCATGATGTCGACGTCGTACTGGCGCACGTGGTTCTCGAGCTCGGCCGCGAACTTCGGGCCCTCCGTGTAGGGGACGGAGGAGAAGTTCTCGATGGCCATGGTGTCGAGCACCTGGCCGCCGAAGCGCTCGGCGAGAACGCCGGTGCGGATTCCCTTGCGGGAAGCGTAGATCGCGGCGGTCGCGCCGGCGGGGCCGCCACCGACGACGAGGACGTCGAAGGGATCCTTCTCGCTGATCGCGGCGGCGGTGCGCTCGGCGGAGCCGCTGTCGAGCTTGCCGACGATCTGCTCGAGGTTCATGCGTCCGGAGCCGAACAGCTCACCGTTGAGGAAGACGGTCGGCACTGCCATGACCTGGCGTGCATCGACCTCGTCCTGGAAGAGCGAGCCTTCGATCGCGGTGTGCTTGATGCGCGAGTTGGTCACGCACATCACGTTCAGGGCCTGCACCACGTCGGGGCAGTTCTGGCACGACAGCGAGAAGTAGGTCTCGAAGTGGAAGTCGCCCTCGAGATCGCGCACCTGCTCGAGCAGTTCCACGGCCTCCTTCGAGGGGTGGCCGCCGACCTGCAGCAGGGCGAGCACGAGAGAGGTGAACTCGTGGCCGAGCGGGATGCCCGCGAACTCGACCGCGATGTCGGTGCCGACCCGGCGGATCAGGAAGGAGGGGCGACGGGTGGCTTCACCGTCGCGCACATGGGTGACCAGATCGGACATGCCGGCGATCTGATCGAGGAGGTCGGCGAGTTCCTTCGACTTCGGCCGGTCGTCGAGGGACGACACGAGCTCGATCGGCTGGGTGACCTTTTCGAGAAGGGACTTCAACTGGGCGGCAAGGGAGGCGTCGAGCATGAGGATTCACTCCAGAGGTGGAAGAACTGTGACCGGAAGAGATGGGAGTCGGCGAACTTCTCAGCTCGAGCCGAGCGGACCCGGACGGTGCCCGGTGGCACGGGACGTTCGATCCCGTGCCACCGGAACGAATTTCCGTCGACGAATCAGATCTTGCCGACGAGCTCCAGCGACGGAGCGAGGGTGTCGTCGCCCTCTTCCCACTTGGCCGGGCAGACCTCGCCCGGGTGGCTGCGGACGTACTGAGCAGCCTTGACCTTGCGGACGAGCTCGGCGGCGTTGCGGCCGATGCCCTCAGCGGTGACCTCGGTGAACTGGACGACGCCGTCCGGGTCGACCAGGAAGGTGCCGCGGTCGGCGAGGCCCTGGTCCTCACGGAGGACCTCGAAGTCGGTGCTGATCTGCAGGGTCGGGTCACCGATCATGGCGTACTTGATCTTGCCGATGGTCTCCGACGAGCCGTGCCACGCCTTGTGCGTGAAGTGCGTGTCGGTCGAGACGGAGAAGACCTCGACGCCGAGCTTCTGCAGCTCCTCGTAGTGGTCCGCGAGGTCGCCGAGCTCCGTCGGGCAGACGAACGTGAAGTCTGCGGGGTAGAAGAAGAAGATCGCCCACTTGTCCTTGATGTCCTCGTCGGACACGGTCACGAAGGCGCCGTCCTTGAAAGCCTCGGCCTTGAAGGGCTTGATCTTCTTGTTGATCAGCGACATGTAAGAACCTCACTCGTCTCGATGGGGTTGACGGTTCAGACGTTATCCGCGAACTATTGATTGTGCCAATCGATAGTTTCTAGAAGTTCGATAAGGAAGGGCTATAACACGCCGTTCGACCAGGTCGTTGCTTTTCCTTCCTCACAAATGTGACAGAACACACAACCTTTGCGACAGGGCACTCCGGCCCGCCCGACAGGGAAGAATGGAACCGATGCACTCACGACCGAGCTACCGCCGCACCGGATCCGGTGAACCCCTACTCCTCCTGCACGGCATCGGCGCCACGATGGACGACTTCTCCACCCTCGTCCCGCGACTCGCCGAGCACTTCGACGTGCTGAACGTCGACCTACCCGGTCACGGTTCGTCGCCGGAACAGAGCGGCCGACCCACCGTCGGCGCGCTCACCGACACCCTGGAGGCGGAACTCGACGCCCTCGGACTCGACCGGGTGCACGTTCTGGGCAACTCGCTCGGCGGACGACTCGCGATCGAACTCGCCGTGCGCGGCCGCGCCCTGTCTGTGGTCGCCCTGTCACCCTCCGGACTCGGACTGCCGCCGGAACGTATCTACCAGGGCGCGCTCATGACGACCGCGCGCCTGCTCAACAAGGCCCGCAGGCCGCTCATCGAACCGATGTCGCGCAGCGTCCTCGGCCGTACCGCACTCACCGCGGGTCTACGCGCGAAGCCGTGGGAGACGACCCGCGCCGAAGCACTGGCGGTCAAGGGCGGATTCGCCGATTCGGCCGGTTTCTGGTCGATGCTGTGGGACGCGATCCTGACCGATGTGCCGACGGGA harbors:
- the ahpC gene encoding alkyl hydroperoxide reductase subunit C — protein: MSLINKKIKPFKAEAFKDGAFVTVSDEDIKDKWAIFFFYPADFTFVCPTELGDLADHYEELQKLGVEVFSVSTDTHFTHKAWHGSSETIGKIKYAMIGDPTLQISTDFEVLREDQGLADRGTFLVDPDGVVQFTEVTAEGIGRNAAELVRKVKAAQYVRSHPGEVCPAKWEEGDDTLAPSLELVGKI
- the ahpF gene encoding alkyl hydroperoxide reductase subunit F, translating into MLDASLAAQLKSLLEKVTQPIELVSSLDDRPKSKELADLLDQIAGMSDLVTHVRDGEATRRPSFLIRRVGTDIAVEFAGIPLGHEFTSLVLALLQVGGHPSKEAVELLEQVRDLEGDFHFETYFSLSCQNCPDVVQALNVMCVTNSRIKHTAIEGSLFQDEVDARQVMAVPTVFLNGELFGSGRMNLEQIVGKLDSGSAERTAAAISEKDPFDVLVVGGGPAGATAAIYASRKGIRTGVLAERFGGQVLDTMAIENFSSVPYTEGPKFAAELENHVRQYDVDIMNVQKASKLTPAPTEGGLVEVELESGARLLSRSVVLATGARWRAMNVPGEQEYRNKGVTYCPHCDGPLFKGKRVAVIGGGNSGVEAAIDLAGVVAHVTLIEFDSVLRADEVLQRKLRSLPNVDIIVSALTTEVLGDGSKVTGLTYTDRTTDESRTLELDGVFVQIGLLPNTEWLSGTVELSPRGEIVVDDHGRTSVPGVFAAGDCTTVPYKQIIVSAGAGATAALGAFDHLIRTSAPAQAEEAVAATV
- a CDS encoding alpha/beta fold hydrolase — encoded protein: MHSRPSYRRTGSGEPLLLLHGIGATMDDFSTLVPRLAEHFDVLNVDLPGHGSSPEQSGRPTVGALTDTLEAELDALGLDRVHVLGNSLGGRLAIELAVRGRALSVVALSPSGLGLPPERIYQGALMTTARLLNKARRPLIEPMSRSVLGRTALTAGLRAKPWETTRAEALAVKGGFADSAGFWSMLWDAILTDVPTGLDRIDCPVTLAQGVLDTVASAQTVRYVPLIPGARFVPLRWAGHAPQSDCPEAIVDLVRRTAARASTYCR